The Chryseobacterium indologenes genomic sequence TCAGTTTACCGCCGATGTTTCCAACTGTTGAGCCTGCGCCTGCTCCGGCGATGTTTCCGGCTTTCATTGCTGTGGAGTTTACATTGCGGGTAAAGTTTCCTGCGCCTCCGGCTTGGATTACCCAACCTGTTACTGTCGGGATAGTAAAGTACCCGATGATGCCGATAATCATAAAAATGATGTACACGGTATTGCTCGTATCAGGTATATAGGTGGGGTCGGCAAGCATTGCTATATCCCTTTCTAAAATGAGGGATTGTATTCTTGCCAACATTGAGCTGAACAAGTCCGAAACGGGAAGCCACAGGTAAACGCTGACGTACCTCGTGAGCCATTGCGTGAGCGTGGACTGAAAGCCATCCCATACGGAAATAGCAAAGGCTATTGGTCCGAGTATAGAGAGGACTATCAAGAAAAACGTTCGTATGGTATCAATGACCAAAGCTGCCGCCTGAAATAGTATTTCCAGTAGATTGCGAAACCAATCCTTTATGGCTTTCTCTATCTTGTAGGCTTGCCTGTCCATATACATACCCGCCATTGTGCCAATGTCGGAGGGCGACCAACCAAGTTCGTCCAGTTTCTTATCAAACTCTTCGTCTGATACCATATAGGCGGTTTCGGGGTTCCTTACCATTGCCTCGTATTCCAACTTGTCTTTCTGCTGTTGCAGCTTGTTCAGGTCAAGCACCTGGTCTTCGAGTATTTGGTGGGTTCCTATCACCACCGGGCTTAGTACCGCATTGATGGTTCCCAATACGATGGTCGGGAAGAACATAATACAAAGCCCCAAAGCGAACGGGCGCAGCAAAGGGAACATATCAATAGGTTCGGCACGGCTTAAAGCCTGCCAAACCTTTAATGCCACATAGAACAATGCTCCCAATCCCGCCAAACCTTTAGCGATTGCCGCCATATCGCCTGCAAGCGGCATCATATCATCATAAAGCGACCGCAGGAGTTCGTGAAGATTATCCCATTCCATAGTTTACC encodes the following:
- the traJ gene encoding conjugative transposon protein TraJ gives rise to the protein MEWDNLHELLRSLYDDMMPLAGDMAAIAKGLAGLGALFYVALKVWQALSRAEPIDMFPLLRPFALGLCIMFFPTIVLGTINAVLSPVVIGTHQILEDQVLDLNKLQQQKDKLEYEAMVRNPETAYMVSDEEFDKKLDELGWSPSDIGTMAGMYMDRQAYKIEKAIKDWFRNLLEILFQAAALVIDTIRTFFLIVLSILGPIAFAISVWDGFQSTLTQWLTRYVSVYLWLPVSDLFSSMLARIQSLILERDIAMLADPTYIPDTSNTVYIIFMIIGIIGYFTIPTVTGWVIQAGGAGNFTRNVNSTAMKAGNIAGAGAGSTVGNIGGKLMNK